The proteins below are encoded in one region of Pseudomonas putida S13.1.2:
- the phnE gene encoding phosphonate ABC transporter, permease protein PhnE → MNRAINLLLLGAIAVAVVASFAYLELDLRALVGNGGLGQMGEYAGRFLHPDLSADHLKAVWRGALETLAMSGLGTLLAMVLGMLLALPAAGRFGWPLQGAARLLLNALRAIPELVWAALTVLAAGLGPNAGTLALALHTAGVLGRLFAEALENAPPEPAAAIRLQGGSQVAAFCFGTLPNLWPQLLAYSLYRWENNIRMASVLGFVGAGGLGQMLYTTLSLFQEAQASTVIIGMLVLVLLVDVLSDALRQRYVRA, encoded by the coding sequence ATGAACCGCGCAATCAACCTGTTGCTGCTTGGCGCCATCGCGGTGGCGGTGGTGGCCTCATTTGCTTATCTGGAACTGGACTTGCGCGCACTGGTCGGCAATGGCGGGTTGGGGCAGATGGGCGAGTATGCCGGGCGTTTCCTGCATCCGGACCTGTCTGCCGATCACCTGAAGGCAGTGTGGCGAGGGGCGCTGGAGACCCTGGCCATGTCTGGCCTGGGCACCTTGTTGGCGATGGTACTGGGGATGCTGCTGGCGCTGCCGGCGGCGGGGCGCTTCGGCTGGCCGTTGCAGGGCGCGGCGCGGTTGTTGCTGAATGCCCTGCGGGCCATCCCTGAACTGGTGTGGGCGGCGCTGACGGTGCTGGCGGCAGGCCTTGGCCCCAATGCGGGTACCCTGGCCCTGGCGCTGCACACCGCTGGCGTGCTGGGGCGGTTGTTTGCCGAGGCGCTGGAGAACGCACCGCCAGAGCCGGCAGCGGCTATCCGCCTGCAGGGCGGCAGCCAGGTGGCGGCGTTCTGCTTTGGTACCTTGCCTAATCTATGGCCGCAATTGCTGGCCTACAGCTTGTACCGCTGGGAGAACAACATCCGCATGGCCAGCGTGCTGGGGTTTGTCGGCGCGGGTGGCTTGGGGCAGATGCTGTACACCACCTTGAGCCTGTTCCAGGAGGCCCAGGCCAGCACGGTGATCATCGGGATGCTGGTGCTGGTGTTGCTGGTGGATGTATTGAGCGATGCGTTGCGTCAGCGCTATGTGCGCGCCTGA
- a CDS encoding PhnE/PtxC family ABC transporter permease, producing MLKAHTRDPALLPRLLLALLAVVVLWPGIQLSELNPWVLLQAENRQQIASFTSAFWPPAHDAEFLALLYEATLQTLAVATAGMALALLLAVPAGLMASRALSLRAASRGGRAGLWSRLLRLPVRGLLIFLRSVPEIVWALLFVRAVGLGPTAGVLAIAITYSGMLGKVYAEIFESVDQRPAHALLQAGSGRLAAFLYGILPNAASEVVSYTVYRWECAVRASVVMGFVGAGGLGQQIDLSMRMFAGAQVASMLLTFLLLVMLADLLSRLLRWRLA from the coding sequence ATGCTGAAGGCCCACACCCGCGACCCGGCCCTGCTGCCGCGGTTGCTGCTGGCCTTGCTGGCCGTGGTCGTGCTGTGGCCTGGCATTCAGTTGAGCGAGTTGAACCCATGGGTACTGCTGCAAGCTGAGAACCGACAGCAGATTGCCAGTTTTACCAGCGCCTTCTGGCCACCGGCACACGATGCCGAGTTTCTTGCGTTGCTGTACGAAGCCACGCTGCAGACCCTGGCCGTGGCCACCGCCGGCATGGCGTTGGCATTGCTGCTGGCCGTTCCGGCCGGCCTTATGGCTAGCCGCGCCTTGTCGTTGCGTGCAGCCTCCCGTGGCGGGCGTGCCGGGCTTTGGTCGCGGCTGCTGCGCCTGCCGGTGCGCGGGTTGCTCATTTTTCTGCGCAGCGTGCCGGAAATTGTCTGGGCGCTGCTGTTTGTGCGCGCCGTGGGGTTGGGGCCGACGGCGGGTGTACTGGCTATCGCCATCACCTACAGCGGCATGCTCGGCAAGGTCTACGCCGAAATCTTCGAGTCGGTCGATCAGCGCCCGGCCCATGCCTTGCTGCAGGCGGGCAGTGGCCGGCTGGCGGCGTTTCTCTACGGCATCCTGCCCAATGCTGCATCTGAAGTGGTGTCGTACACCGTGTACCGCTGGGAGTGCGCGGTGCGGGCTTCTGTGGTGATGGGCTTTGTCGGTGCTGGCGGGCTGGGCCAGCAGATCGACCTGTCGATGCGCATGTTCGCCGGTGCGCAAGTGGCGAGCATGCTGCTGACGTTCCTGCTGCTGGTGATGCTGGCCGACCTGCTCAGCCGCCTGCTGCGCTGGAGGCTGGCATGA
- a CDS encoding phosphonate ABC transporter ATP-binding protein: MTASNVAIHLHGASLRHGQVRALDAVSLRIVQGERVAIIGPSGAGKSSLLHLMATAIQPSGGRLELLGEQPWALSARARQRLRARVGLVHQAPPLPPRQRVVTAVLAGRLGQWGVMRGLLNLLYPGDVPGARQVLAELGLADKLFVQCGQLSGGQLQRVGIARALYQRPQVLLTDEPVSAMDPVLADHSLALLNRHAQANGVTLVASLHAVELALAHFPRVIGIREGRVVFDCPADAVTQPMLDALYANEQLASPPTQGPSLTVQIPRC, translated from the coding sequence GTGACTGCTTCGAATGTAGCCATCCATCTGCACGGTGCCAGCCTGCGCCATGGCCAGGTTCGCGCGCTTGATGCGGTCAGCCTGCGCATCGTGCAGGGCGAGCGAGTCGCCATCATCGGGCCGTCGGGGGCGGGCAAGTCGAGCTTGCTGCACCTGATGGCCACGGCCATCCAGCCCAGCGGCGGGCGCCTGGAGCTGCTCGGCGAGCAGCCTTGGGCGTTGTCGGCCCGGGCACGCCAGCGCCTGCGGGCGCGGGTTGGCCTGGTGCATCAGGCGCCGCCCTTGCCGCCACGCCAGCGGGTGGTGACGGCAGTACTGGCCGGCCGCCTGGGGCAGTGGGGGGTAATGCGCGGCTTGCTCAACCTGCTGTACCCCGGCGATGTACCCGGGGCACGGCAGGTTTTAGCGGAGCTGGGGCTGGCCGACAAACTGTTCGTGCAGTGTGGGCAATTGTCCGGTGGCCAGTTGCAGCGCGTGGGCATTGCCCGGGCGCTGTACCAGCGGCCGCAGGTGCTGCTGACCGATGAGCCGGTGTCGGCCATGGACCCGGTGCTGGCCGACCACAGCCTGGCCTTGCTCAACCGCCATGCCCAGGCCAACGGTGTGACGCTGGTGGCGAGCCTGCATGCCGTGGAGCTGGCGCTGGCGCATTTTCCGCGGGTGATCGGTATCCGCGAGGGGCGGGTGGTGTTTGACTGCCCGGCCGATGCGGTCACCCAACCCATGCTGGATGCGCTGTACGCCAACGAACAACTGGCTTCGCCGCCAACCCAAGGGCCGAGCCTGACCGTGCAGATTCCGCGATGCTGA
- a CDS encoding putative selenate ABC transporter substrate-binding protein produces MLNRPLALAAGLVLSCCAVAVQAAETLRVSAIPDEAPTELQRKFKPLGEYLAKQLGMEVKFVPVADYPAVVESLAADRLDLAWLGGFTFVQVHLKDPTATPLVQREQDAQFTSKFITANPDVKSLADLKGKSFAFGSISSTSGSLMPRYFMLKQDNIKPEAYFSRVAYSGAHDATVAWVQAGKVDGGVLNASVWQKLVDAGKVDTNKVKVFATTPTYFDYNWTVRGNMDPALKEKIKQAFLGLDPANPEHKAILDLQAASRFIETKPENYEGTEQAAREAGLLK; encoded by the coding sequence ATGCTCAACCGCCCCTTGGCGCTCGCCGCAGGTCTCGTGCTGTCTTGCTGTGCCGTTGCCGTTCAGGCTGCTGAAACCCTGCGGGTCAGCGCCATCCCCGACGAAGCGCCTACCGAACTGCAGCGCAAGTTCAAGCCACTGGGTGAATACCTGGCCAAGCAGCTGGGCATGGAAGTGAAGTTCGTACCGGTGGCTGATTACCCGGCGGTGGTCGAGTCGCTGGCCGCCGACCGCCTGGACCTGGCCTGGCTGGGCGGGTTCACGTTTGTCCAGGTACACCTGAAGGACCCGACTGCCACGCCGCTGGTGCAGCGTGAGCAGGACGCGCAGTTCACCTCCAAGTTCATCACTGCCAACCCCGACGTGAAGAGCCTGGCCGACCTCAAGGGCAAGTCGTTTGCCTTCGGTTCCATTTCGTCCACGTCGGGCAGCCTGATGCCGCGTTACTTCATGCTCAAGCAGGACAACATCAAGCCTGAAGCGTACTTCAGCCGTGTGGCCTACTCTGGCGCCCATGACGCCACCGTGGCCTGGGTGCAGGCTGGCAAGGTCGATGGTGGCGTGCTCAACGCCAGTGTGTGGCAAAAGCTGGTGGACGCCGGCAAGGTGGATACCAACAAGGTGAAGGTGTTTGCCACCACGCCTACCTACTTCGACTACAACTGGACCGTGCGCGGCAACATGGACCCGGCGTTGAAGGAGAAGATCAAGCAAGCCTTCCTTGGCCTCGACCCGGCCAACCCGGAGCACAAGGCGATCCTGGACCTGCAGGCTGCCAGCCGCTTCATCGAAACCAAGCCTGAGAACTACGAGGGCACCGAGCAAGCCGCACGCGAGGCCGGCCTGCTCAAGTGA
- the selD gene encoding selenide, water dikinase SelD — protein sequence MSEPIRLTQYSHGAGCGCKISPKVLDVILAESGTQALDPKLWVGNASRDDAAVYALDDERGVVSTTDFFMPIVDDPYDFGRIAATNAISDIYAMGGDPLMAIAILGWPVNVLPPEVAREVIRGGRAVCAEAGIPLAGGHSIDAPEPIFGLAVTGVVSKRHLKRNDTATAGCQLYLTKPLGIGILTTAEKKAKLREQDQGLARDWMCTLNTPGSRFGKLDGVKAMTDVTGFGLLGHLVELAEGSGLTAHLDYAAVPRLPSVDHYLAEGCIPGGTLRNYESYGHKIGALNDDQKHLLCDPQTSGGLLVAVAPEGETEFLAVAAELGLQLSPIGKLVERQSHAVEVI from the coding sequence ATGAGCGAGCCGATTCGCCTGACCCAGTACAGCCATGGTGCCGGCTGTGGCTGCAAGATTTCCCCCAAGGTGCTGGACGTGATCCTCGCCGAAAGCGGCACCCAGGCCCTGGACCCTAAACTGTGGGTCGGCAATGCCTCGCGCGACGATGCAGCAGTGTACGCACTGGACGATGAGCGCGGCGTGGTCTCGACCACCGATTTTTTCATGCCGATCGTCGATGACCCGTACGACTTCGGCCGCATCGCCGCCACCAACGCCATCAGCGACATCTATGCCATGGGCGGCGACCCGCTGATGGCCATCGCCATCCTTGGCTGGCCAGTCAACGTGCTACCACCAGAAGTGGCCCGTGAAGTGATCCGCGGCGGCCGCGCCGTGTGCGCCGAAGCCGGCATCCCGCTGGCGGGTGGCCACTCCATCGACGCCCCTGAGCCAATCTTCGGCCTGGCCGTCACCGGTGTGGTCAGCAAGCGCCACCTCAAGCGCAACGACACCGCCACTGCAGGCTGCCAGCTGTACCTGACCAAGCCACTGGGCATCGGCATCCTCACCACCGCCGAGAAAAAGGCCAAGCTGCGCGAGCAGGACCAGGGCCTGGCCCGCGACTGGATGTGCACCCTCAACACCCCCGGCAGCCGCTTCGGCAAGCTTGACGGGGTCAAGGCCATGACCGATGTCACCGGCTTCGGCCTGCTCGGCCACCTGGTCGAGCTGGCCGAAGGCAGCGGCCTCACCGCGCACCTGGACTACGCCGCGGTACCGCGTCTGCCCAGTGTCGACCACTACCTGGCCGAGGGCTGCATCCCCGGTGGGACCCTGCGCAACTACGAAAGCTACGGGCACAAGATCGGCGCCCTCAACGACGACCAGAAACACCTGCTGTGCGACCCGCAGACCAGCGGCGGCCTGCTGGTGGCGGTTGCGCCGGAAGGTGAAACCGAGTTCCTCGCCGTAGCTGCCGAACTGGGCCTGCAACTGTCGCCTATCGGCAAGCTGGTCGAGCGACAGAGCCACGCGGTCGAGGTGATCTGA
- the mnmH gene encoding tRNA 2-selenouridine(34) synthase MnmH — protein sequence MRPDCTHFRQLFLDDVPMMDMRAPVEFAKGAFPGVVNLPLMSDQERQKVGTCFKQQGQAAAIALGHQLVSGATKQARMDAWVAFAQAHPQGYLYCFRGGLRSQIVQGWLRDEAGIQYPRVKGGYKAMRTFLLETTQQAVAQCDFVLVGGLTGTGKTDVLHQLDNVLDLEGHANHRGSSFGKRATAQPAQIDFENQLAIDVLKKRARGCEQFVLEDEGRIVGSCTVPLELYQGMQQYPLVWLEDSFANRVERILRDYVVNLSAEFIAVHGEEDGRRLFAERMLQSMANICKRLGGERYQRLSEILRLALEAQQRSGAVDLHRGWIEGLLNEYYDPMYAYQRAAKAERIEFAGDAVEVREYLKARALREPRK from the coding sequence ATGCGCCCCGACTGCACCCACTTCCGTCAGCTGTTCCTCGACGACGTGCCGATGATGGACATGCGCGCGCCTGTCGAATTCGCCAAAGGCGCCTTCCCTGGCGTGGTCAACCTGCCGCTGATGAGCGACCAGGAGCGGCAGAAGGTTGGCACCTGCTTCAAACAGCAGGGCCAGGCGGCCGCCATCGCCCTGGGTCACCAACTGGTCAGCGGCGCCACCAAGCAAGCGCGGATGGACGCTTGGGTGGCGTTCGCCCAGGCCCACCCGCAAGGTTACCTGTACTGCTTCCGGGGCGGCCTGCGTTCGCAGATCGTGCAGGGTTGGCTGCGCGATGAGGCGGGCATTCAGTACCCGCGTGTCAAAGGTGGCTACAAGGCCATGCGCACCTTCCTGCTGGAGACTACCCAGCAGGCGGTGGCGCAATGCGATTTTGTACTGGTGGGCGGTTTGACCGGTACCGGCAAGACCGATGTGCTGCACCAGCTGGACAACGTGCTCGACCTGGAAGGCCACGCCAACCATCGCGGTTCCAGCTTCGGCAAGCGTGCCACTGCACAACCGGCGCAGATCGATTTCGAAAACCAGCTGGCCATTGATGTGCTGAAAAAGCGCGCCCGCGGCTGCGAGCAGTTCGTGCTGGAAGATGAAGGCCGCATTGTCGGCAGCTGCACGGTGCCACTGGAGTTGTACCAAGGCATGCAGCAGTACCCCCTGGTGTGGCTGGAAGACAGCTTCGCCAACCGCGTGGAGCGCATCTTGCGCGACTACGTGGTCAACCTGAGTGCCGAGTTTATCGCCGTGCATGGCGAAGAGGATGGCCGCCGGTTGTTTGCCGAGCGCATGCTGCAAAGCATGGCCAACATCTGCAAGCGCTTGGGTGGGGAGCGCTATCAGCGGCTTTCGGAGATCCTGCGCCTCGCCCTTGAAGCGCAACAGCGCAGCGGCGCGGTGGACCTGCACCGGGGCTGGATCGAAGGCTTGCTGAACGAGTATTACGACCCGATGTATGCCTACCAGCGTGCGGCCAAAGCCGAGCGTATCGAGTTTGCCGGGGATGCCGTGGAAGTGCGCGAATACCTCAAAGCCCGGGCGCTGCGCGAACCGCGCAAGTAA
- a CDS encoding lysozyme inhibitor LprI family protein, whose protein sequence is MIKHCLTGLALACILPLAVADDYTPAYGQCMDKASSTVAMSECIQAETHVQDQRLNRVYKQLMGKLDAGQQKSLRDVQRKWLAYRDGNCQFHVQISGGTMAQLEGGSCMMDMTRDRAAELERVLSPGQ, encoded by the coding sequence ATGATCAAGCATTGCCTGACAGGCCTGGCACTGGCCTGCATTTTGCCGCTGGCCGTGGCGGACGATTACACGCCGGCCTACGGCCAGTGCATGGACAAGGCCTCCAGCACCGTGGCTATGAGCGAGTGCATCCAGGCCGAGACGCACGTGCAGGACCAGCGTCTGAACCGGGTGTACAAGCAATTGATGGGCAAGCTGGATGCCGGGCAGCAGAAAAGCTTGCGGGATGTGCAGCGTAAATGGCTTGCCTACCGCGATGGCAATTGCCAGTTCCATGTGCAGATCAGTGGCGGGACCATGGCGCAGCTGGAGGGAGGATCATGCATGATGGACATGACCCGCGACCGGGCTGCGGAGCTGGAACGGGTGCTCAGCCCGGGGCAGTGA
- a CDS encoding TonB-dependent siderophore receptor encodes MRRFPGHPVLSPLALALRLSCAGLALSVAALPAVAEEAARRSFDVPAGNLAEALGRYAQQAAVPLAFTPEALTGLQSSGLHGLYSVDSGFAVLLAGSGYRVERSDNGYRLVAEPQAAVSGDAMELGVTTVAGQGMGESTENTGSYAPGLISVGSKTPTSLRQTPQSVSTVTRQLIEDQQLTDINQAMKVTPGIVTQSTTFRTQDFLSRGFSIQNLQIDGAAPQALGTAMGSFYSSNIFELAEFDHIEVLRGTAALYGGSGDPGGIINMVRKRPTAYNQLKLTLSAGSWDNYRQEFDLSGPLGWDGRLRGRLVMSNTDRQYFTDNRSTERPLVYGVLEADVTDDTMLTFGARYNKSHENGTNSAVPRYSNGADLNLPRHTGLTRNWAYLDATAREYFAKIDHRFNDDWKLNLSYTNTWDLGLFKSATTLNAVDPVTNTGATWYGTSSRQENEQHLYDGNVSGHFQAFGLNHEVVFGADYQKIDSRWLGTAPFAASGSPANVFDPDSSAFDDPGNGRDYKRDYSPNSQRQYGLYGSLRLQLAEPLHLIVGARAQRFHFWQTYTNNLVTPASISSPEQRIGTKVTPFGGLVYDLDDQWSAYASYSEIYKPQSSRISGPAGTGSPLEPMTGKTYETGLKGELFNGALNASLAVYYTTRENEAVQDPNFAATNAGFSGSCCYVSNGKVVSKGIDMELSGELLPDWMLVGGYTFNLNRNRSADAPLSTVMPKHLFKLYTTYRLPGIFSDFKVGGGVQVQSATYTSGTVNRYDSNGAVAERNVPFDFDQSGYAIWNALVEYRVDDHWNVTLNGNNLFDKKYYETVGTSTYGNFYGEPRNFMVTLRGTY; translated from the coding sequence ATGCGCCGATTCCCTGGCCACCCCGTCCTCAGCCCCCTAGCCCTGGCCTTGCGCCTGTCCTGCGCTGGGCTGGCCCTATCTGTTGCAGCCCTGCCGGCCGTGGCCGAGGAGGCCGCCCGCCGTAGCTTCGACGTGCCCGCCGGCAACCTGGCCGAGGCCCTTGGCAGGTATGCCCAGCAAGCCGCCGTGCCGCTGGCCTTCACCCCCGAAGCGCTGACCGGGCTGCAAAGTAGTGGCCTGCACGGCCTGTATTCGGTGGACAGCGGTTTTGCCGTGTTGCTGGCTGGCAGTGGTTACCGGGTGGAGCGCAGCGACAACGGCTACCGGCTGGTGGCCGAGCCGCAGGCGGCCGTGAGCGGTGACGCGATGGAACTGGGCGTTACCACCGTGGCCGGGCAAGGCATGGGTGAGAGCACCGAGAACACCGGCTCGTATGCCCCGGGCCTGATCAGCGTCGGCTCCAAAACCCCGACCAGCCTGCGCCAGACCCCGCAATCGGTGTCGACGGTGACCCGACAGCTGATCGAAGACCAGCAACTGACCGACATCAACCAGGCGATGAAAGTGACGCCGGGCATCGTCACCCAGAGCACCACCTTCCGCACCCAGGACTTCCTTTCACGCGGTTTCAGCATCCAGAACCTGCAGATCGACGGCGCTGCGCCACAGGCATTGGGTACCGCGATGGGCTCGTTCTATTCGTCGAACATCTTCGAGCTGGCCGAGTTCGACCACATCGAGGTGCTGCGCGGTACCGCGGCGCTGTATGGCGGCTCGGGCGACCCGGGCGGCATCATCAACATGGTGCGCAAGCGGCCGACTGCCTACAACCAGCTCAAGCTGACCCTGTCGGCCGGCAGCTGGGACAACTACCGCCAGGAGTTCGACCTCTCCGGCCCGCTAGGCTGGGATGGCCGCCTGCGCGGACGTCTGGTGATGTCCAACACCGATCGCCAGTATTTCACGGACAACCGTTCCACCGAGCGCCCGCTGGTGTACGGTGTGCTTGAAGCGGACGTCACCGACGACACCATGCTCACCTTCGGTGCCCGCTACAACAAGTCCCACGAAAATGGCACCAACAGCGCGGTGCCCCGCTACAGCAATGGTGCCGACCTGAACTTGCCACGGCATACCGGCCTGACCCGGAACTGGGCTTACCTCGATGCCACCGCACGCGAGTACTTCGCCAAGATCGACCACCGCTTCAACGACGACTGGAAGCTCAACCTCAGCTACACCAACACCTGGGACCTGGGGCTGTTCAAGAGCGCCACCACCCTCAATGCGGTGGACCCGGTGACCAATACCGGGGCGACCTGGTACGGCACCTCGTCCCGTCAGGAGAACGAGCAGCACCTTTACGACGGTAATGTCTCAGGCCACTTCCAGGCCTTTGGCCTGAACCATGAAGTGGTGTTCGGCGCCGACTACCAGAAGATTGACAGCCGCTGGCTGGGCACCGCGCCATTTGCCGCATCGGGCTCGCCGGCCAACGTGTTTGACCCCGACAGTTCGGCCTTTGACGACCCTGGGAATGGGCGTGACTACAAGCGCGACTACAGCCCCAACTCGCAGCGCCAGTATGGTTTGTATGGCAGCCTGCGCCTGCAGCTTGCCGAGCCGCTGCACCTGATAGTCGGTGCACGTGCCCAGCGCTTTCACTTCTGGCAGACCTACACCAACAACCTTGTGACGCCGGCCAGCATCTCCAGCCCCGAGCAGCGCATCGGCACCAAGGTCACGCCGTTTGGTGGCTTGGTCTACGACCTGGACGACCAATGGTCGGCCTATGCCAGCTACTCGGAAATCTACAAACCACAGTCCAGCAGGATCAGCGGCCCGGCAGGAACAGGCTCGCCGCTTGAACCCATGACCGGCAAAACCTACGAAACCGGCCTCAAGGGCGAACTGTTCAACGGCGCGCTCAACGCCAGCCTGGCGGTGTACTACACCACCCGCGAAAACGAGGCGGTGCAGGACCCGAACTTCGCGGCGACCAATGCCGGTTTCTCTGGCAGTTGCTGCTACGTGTCCAATGGCAAGGTAGTGAGCAAGGGCATCGACATGGAGCTGTCCGGCGAGCTGTTGCCAGACTGGATGCTGGTGGGTGGCTACACCTTCAACCTCAATCGCAACCGCAGCGCCGACGCCCCGCTGAGCACGGTTATGCCCAAGCACCTGTTCAAGCTGTACACCACCTACCGCCTGCCGGGCATCTTCAGCGACTTCAAAGTCGGTGGTGGCGTGCAGGTGCAAAGTGCCACCTACACGTCCGGGACGGTGAACCGCTATGACAGCAATGGCGCAGTGGCGGAGCGCAATGTGCCCTTCGACTTCGATCAGAGCGGCTATGCCATCTGGAACGCACTGGTCGAGTACCGCGTCGATGACCACTGGAACGTCACGCTCAATGGCAACAACCTGTTCGACAAGAAGTACTACGAAACTGTGGGTACTTCGACCTATGGCAACTTCTACGGTGAGCCACGCAACTTCATGGTAACCCTGCGCGGCACCTATTGA
- a CDS encoding FecR family protein, with the protein MNPSRIEQEAAEWALCLGEGELDAADACELEAWLQADPRHGATLRRMQGVISQVQALRQQRGPVGAGLRAGLQPSTPRSGARRTLLGLVLAASLLGALPFAGVSPTDWLADLHTAPAEWHSETLADGSQLTLAGNSAVDVQLSAGERRIRLLHGQVLVDVSHDPTRPFVVLTDEGSFKALGTRFVVSQRNARSELTMLESRVEARSAVSGDQLVAGRGERAWVARDGLGPLPAIDPARVDRAWQHHQLVAEGVPLDQVLDALSQQRRGVLRFDRQAMQAIKVSAVLPLDDSERALRLLAEALPIRIGGFGRWWTTVEPAPREN; encoded by the coding sequence GTGAACCCGTCCCGCATCGAACAGGAGGCTGCCGAGTGGGCCCTGTGCCTGGGCGAAGGCGAACTGGATGCCGCTGATGCGTGCGAACTTGAGGCCTGGCTGCAGGCCGACCCGCGCCACGGCGCCACCTTGCGCCGCATGCAGGGGGTGATCAGCCAAGTCCAGGCGCTGCGTCAGCAACGCGGGCCGGTGGGCGCCGGGTTGCGCGCCGGGTTACAGCCTTCGACGCCACGCTCGGGCGCGCGGCGCACCTTGCTCGGCCTGGTGTTGGCGGCCTCGTTGCTGGGCGCCTTGCCGTTTGCCGGGGTATCGCCAACGGACTGGCTGGCCGATCTGCACACCGCGCCGGCCGAGTGGCACAGCGAAACCCTGGCAGATGGCTCGCAGCTGACGTTGGCGGGCAATTCTGCCGTGGATGTGCAACTCAGCGCTGGCGAGCGGCGCATCCGCCTGCTGCATGGCCAGGTGCTGGTGGATGTCAGCCATGACCCGACGCGGCCGTTCGTGGTGCTAACCGATGAGGGCAGCTTCAAGGCGCTGGGGACGCGCTTCGTGGTCAGCCAACGTAACGCACGCAGCGAGCTGACCATGCTCGAATCCAGGGTCGAGGCGCGCAGTGCGGTGTCCGGTGATCAGCTGGTCGCCGGGCGGGGTGAACGCGCCTGGGTGGCACGCGACGGGCTTGGACCGCTGCCGGCCATCGACCCGGCGCGGGTAGACCGGGCCTGGCAGCACCACCAACTGGTGGCCGAAGGCGTGCCGCTCGATCAGGTGCTGGACGCGTTGTCGCAACAGCGGCGCGGCGTGCTGCGCTTCGACCGCCAGGCCATGCAGGCCATCAAGGTTTCGGCGGTGCTGCCGCTGGATGACAGCGAGCGCGCCCTGCGCTTGCTGGCCGAGGCGCTGCCGATTCGTATCGGCGGTTTTGGCCGCTGGTGGACCACGGTCGAGCCAGCCCCGCGAGAAAATTGA
- a CDS encoding sigma-70 family RNA polymerase sigma factor, which translates to MPVADSTSPYPLEQLYSEHHGWLFSWLRCKLRCSHSAADLAQDTFVRILASRDALLGMREPRAYLSTTARRLLIDRVRRQQIEAAYLSELAQAAEALEGHQSPESILITLEALEQIAFLLEGLHVNAREAFVGYYLDDLTQTQIAERLQISPRMVRKYLAQALIHCHRTLDIAAP; encoded by the coding sequence ATGCCCGTAGCCGACTCAACCAGCCCGTACCCGCTTGAACAGCTGTACAGCGAGCACCACGGCTGGCTGTTCAGCTGGCTACGCTGCAAGCTGCGCTGTTCGCACAGCGCAGCCGACCTGGCCCAGGACACTTTCGTGCGTATCCTGGCTTCGCGTGATGCCCTGCTGGGCATGCGCGAGCCACGCGCCTACCTCAGCACCACGGCGCGCCGCCTGCTGATCGACCGGGTACGCCGGCAGCAGATCGAAGCGGCCTACCTCAGTGAACTGGCCCAGGCTGCCGAGGCGCTGGAAGGGCACCAGTCCCCCGAGAGCATCCTCATCACCCTTGAGGCATTGGAGCAGATCGCCTTCCTGCTCGAAGGCCTGCATGTGAATGCACGTGAAGCGTTCGTGGGGTACTACCTGGACGACCTGACCCAGACACAGATTGCCGAGCGCCTGCAGATTTCCCCGCGCATGGTGCGCAAGTACCTGGCCCAAGCGCTTATCCACTGCCACCGCACGCTGGACATTGCCGCACCGTGA
- a CDS encoding GNAT family N-acetyltransferase yields the protein MTPPRSFPSDLCLDSPRLQLRPMRHADAAQWLAIMADPEVMRYWHHAPWQDLAEAESALAADREAYANGDQLKLGMYRRDNGELIGMVQLFNIDDVSRRGEIGYCLASAVQGRGYMDEALTCFIDYLAHTLHMRRLEGEIDPRNQGSARTLERQGFVLEGTLRARWCVAGELSDSGIYGLLLEPPVA from the coding sequence GTGACCCCACCCCGCAGTTTCCCCAGTGACCTCTGCCTCGACAGCCCGCGTCTGCAATTGCGCCCCATGCGCCATGCCGATGCCGCGCAATGGCTGGCGATCATGGCCGACCCCGAGGTCATGCGTTATTGGCACCATGCACCCTGGCAAGACCTGGCCGAAGCCGAAAGCGCCCTGGCCGCCGACCGCGAAGCCTATGCCAATGGCGACCAGCTCAAGCTCGGCATGTATCGCCGTGACAATGGTGAGCTCATCGGCATGGTGCAGCTGTTCAACATCGACGATGTGTCCCGCCGCGGCGAAATCGGCTACTGCCTGGCCAGTGCCGTGCAGGGCAGGGGCTACATGGACGAAGCGCTCACCTGCTTCATCGACTATCTCGCTCACACCCTCCACATGCGCCGCCTGGAAGGGGAGATCGACCCGCGTAACCAGGGCTCGGCGCGTACCCTCGAACGCCAAGGTTTCGTGCTTGAAGGCACCCTGCGGGCGCGCTGGTGCGTGGCCGGCGAGCTGTCCGACTCGGGTATCTACGGGTTGTTGCTTGAACCACCTGTTGCATAG